A window of Etheostoma spectabile isolate EspeVRDwgs_2016 chromosome 24, UIUC_Espe_1.0, whole genome shotgun sequence genomic DNA:
TTTAACtgcaaagcaacacacacacacacacacacacacacacacacacacacacagccaagcaGTTGAACAATAATACATCCCACAGGGAAAGGGAGAAGCTTGCATTGGACAGAACAGCGTGTATGCATGGCTTTCACCTGTTTCTGCACACAGCTGCTGCACCCGAACTTTTCTGCTCCCTTTTTTAGCACAATGATATCGTGCTTTTCAAAGTCACTCATATAAATAATGCCTTACTGTGAAAAGATAAAATAATGTACGTTTTTGTATTGACTTTGGTGGTTCCTTTGAGGAATTGTAGCAAAAGATCCAGATTGCTTACTGATGAAAAAATCATCAGTAAGCAATTTATGAGATTATGACTGATAACCGGGAGTTGCAGTAGTCGTATCTGTGGTGGTTATGCTAACTAGTAATTGATAATTGTCTATAATAATTAACGAAACTGTCTTGTCTGTTTGTATAGGaattacaaagtaaaaataaattggCATATGTAAAGATTAGCCCAAATCAATTCAGTTGATTTGTCtgactgaataaataaatgaaaatcagaTATAAATGAAAGGAGATctataaacactttttttttaacatgacatCAACTGCTCTAAATATCTTCCCAGTCATTCATACAGCTTTAGGTGAGCTATTCGAGGGCTTTGACAGCATTGTCTCCACTGTTAGTCAGCCACATGACACTTAGGGAGCTGAATCATGGTGGCACAGCCAGTTGCTTCTTTCAGTCTGAGACAGCAGCTGCTCCAAGCCCAGGCCTGTGCTGTGATTTGGCCCATTCAGATTCCACTGGAGCTAAAGCAGGCAGGGGGGCAGAGGGAGCTATATTTAGAGTGGGACAGGATTAAATTGCAGGGTCTTCACTCTAGGAACCTTTTCTGTGCTCTGCCTTTCCCAGCCAGGACCGACTACCCAAAGGACCTGTGGCCGCCGTCTCCTTCTTCTTTCCACAGACCCCCTTGTTCACTCGCTGTTTCTCCTGACACGCCATGGACCCCAATGCCATCAAGGAGGAGCTGCGCCTGTTCCAGAGCACACTGCTTCAGGACGGGCTGAAGGAATTGCTGAATGAGAACAAGTTTGTAGATTGCACCCTAAAGGTAGGCGACCGCAGCTTCCCCTGCCATCGGCTAATCATTGCCGCCTGCAGCCCTTACTTCAGGGAGATCTTCTTCACAGAAGATGGGAAGGAGGTGGAGAACACCAAGGAGGTGGTCCTGGAAGAAGTCAACCCTTCCATCCTGGACATGATCATCCAGTACCTCTACTCGGCTGAGATTGACCTCAGCGACGACAACGTGCAGGATATAATTGCTGTGGCGAACAGATTCCAGATCCCTTCTGTCTTCACGGTCTGCGTCAACTACCTTCAGAAGAAGATCTCACTGGACAACTGCATGGCCATATTCAGGATGGGCCTGGTGCTCAGCTGTCCCAGGCTTGCGGTGGCTGCACGCAACTACATCGCAGACCGCTTTGAGCTCCTCTACAAAGAAGAGGAATTCCTCAAGCTCGCACCCCACGAGCTGTTTGCCATCATTGGAGGAGACGCGCTGAACGTGGAGAAGGAAGAGCTGGTGTTTGAGGCGCTCATGGCCTGGGTCCGCTATGACAAGGAGCGCGTCAAGGTCCTGAAGGATGCTTTCAACTGCATCCGCTTCCGCCTGCTGCCAGAGAAGTACTTCAAAGACAAAGTGGAGACCGATGAGATCATCAAGGCCGACCCGGAGCTCCAGAAGACGATCCAGATCATCAGGGATGCCTTCAAGGGGAAACTTCCAGAGACACCCAAAAAGAAGGAGGGGGAGAAGGGGGCTGGTTTAGAAGgaggcgaggaggaggaggacagccCATTCCCTGGCTTCCTGAATGACAACCGCAGACACGGCATGTACGCACGGGAATTCATCGTCATGATCAATGATACGGCGGCGGTGGCATATGATGTCAGCGAGAACGAGTGCTTCCTGGCAGCCATGTCGGAGCAGGTGCCACGTAACCACGTCAGCCTGGCATCACAGAGGAACCAGCTCTACATCATTGGAGGACTGTTTGTGGACGAGGAAAACAAGGATGCACCCCTGCAATGTTACTTCTACTTGGTAACCAGgttttcctttcatttgatTCTCCTCCATTTTATCATTTCCTTCATTGCAATTAatgagttatttaaaaaaattgtttgacaattttgaaaaacattCTTATTCACTTTCCGGACAAGATTTAGATCAACACCACTGGCATGTCTTTATGTCAAGTATGAAGCTAGAGCCAGTATACCAGCATGGATGTGCCATTTTAACACGTTTGTATGGATTAAAAAAGATATGTAACAAAATATAAGTGAATTCATGGGCTTTAGTTTTGCTTGTAGGAACATTTTAGTCcactgttcttcttcttcttctcttggcTCAAGTTTTTGTGCTAATTTAAACTAACCCCCTGCTGGCAGTTGTACTGTACAAACGAGAGTggtgtcaatcttctcatctaactcttggcaagaaatcAATTGAGCGTATTTCCCAACATATCCAATTACAGTGTTTGCACTTAGGTGCTCTTAGGTGCTCACAAACTGTCATTCTCAGCAAACCCTCTTTGCATTTCAATTTCTTAATGGAACTCAACCGACACATAAAGCAGAGAAAAATGGAACACAAATTCAAAGTAGTCTTTCAGTATGTAGCCACAAGAATGACTGGGATACTGCTTTCCCTAAATCCTTCTGCGATCAATCAAAGGATTATTTTTCCCATGTTGCCCATCAGGTCTAAGGTATAGACAAGCTCTGAAGCCTTAAAATCTACTATATTTTACAGCAAAATCAATATGTGGATACCACAGTATGATGGTTCATTTCCATCTTCATGAGTAGACAAAGACACAGCTAATGGGTGCCAAGAGGTAATTTACTTGTCTTCACAGTTGGATCCACTCACATCTGACTGGGTCGCCCTGCCGCCCATGCCTTCTCCAAGATGCCTCTTCAACATCGGAGAGAGCGAGAACCTGCTGTTCGCCGTGGCTGGAAAAGACCTCCAGACCAACGAGTCGCTGGACACTGTGATGTGCTACGATGTTGAGTTAGTAGCATTATTGGCTTCTTTTccttcactctttttttttagtgtagTATAATTCATTGTGGAATGATGTGATCTCACCCTCTTACTTGCTCTCTTTGTTAGTTGTGGAGCATTTTTTCTTGGTTTTTGATTTAGGATATTCTCCTTGTTACCTGtttataacaaatcccaatggATTTGGCTCTACAAACACtgcacaaaacaaaagcaacatATACAGTGGgaacaacataatgtaaaactATTAATTCACTTTTAATTAATTAGGAAGATGAAGTGGACTGAGACCAAAAAGCTTCCGCTGAAGATCCATGGCCATGCTGTGATCTCCCACAAAGGACTGGTCTACTGCATTGGAGGAAAGACCGATGacaagtgagtgtgtgtgtgtgtgtgtgtgtgtgtgtNNNNNNNNNNtgtgtgtgtgtgtgtgtgtgtgtgtgtgtgactgcagcTGTTTGTGGTCTATCACATGATGCCAGAGTGCATAGCTGCATGGTACTTCAAAGAAAACTCTGCTATAGTCCAGGCCTGTTTAACGTGTTGCCATAATACTGATTCTGTGCATCTATTTGAATGATACTGGTCTGCAGAACCACTGAACATATGAACTGTGTTGCATCACATGCAGCAGTGATACATGAACAAAACAGCCTGTCAATCCTCAAACTTTAGGATTTAACACTGTAATAATaagctgtgtatgtgtgaatgacTCTCAAAGGACATTGCCATTAACAATCGGTGGGAAAACATTAAACCTGCATGGCAAAGTAAAGATCAACAAGACCGAAAACATTTATTCAAACCCTCATTGAAAAAGGCTgcacttccctgtgtgtgtgcgtctgtaaaaagcatagtgtgcgcgctgtgcataagcctagacgcattttactaatgcactgttaaaataacaatgaaatgctgcgctattgactttagaccaggtttttgttggtcagtggcacaatcactttctgctgcctcatgatagcaatacgccaagaatgcatCTGAACACACTGTTTAAATGAAgtgggcgctggacgggaaGTTAACAATTGCGTCagttaaaatagcaaagacactttgcGCCGAGCTGCGTCAGGGGCAGGATAGGACCCTGACTTTCTCATGATCAAATTTATTCCTTCATCTCTACAGCAAAGCCCTCAACAAGGTGTTTTCATACAACCACAAGCAGTCCGAGTGGCGGGAGCTGGCAGCCATGAAGACGCCCAGAGCCATGTTCGGAGCTGTCGTCCACAACGGCAAGATCGTGGTGGCTGGTGGAGTCAACGAGGAAGGCCTCACAGCGACATGTGAAGCATATGACATTGCAGCAAACAAGTATGATTCTGTTTAAAATTTAAGTTTAAGACATTAGGCTAAAACTCATTCAATCGTTTACAAAAACAATCACATTTAGACATcattaatttaagaaaaaacagGCTATGGAGCCCCAAAGTGTTagttatattaaataaataacaaattctATTATAAACATGTGAATGGATGGTGTAAAATAACAGatatacacagtacatacatatatatactgtatatgtatatgcagTATACATATAGTGAAATTATTTCAGAAATCATTAAATACCAACTCATTATGATGAATTGTTGTTTCATCAtgtaaattttttattaatgtaattaGTTTTTTATAAATGCCTTTTTTCAAAAGCCTGTTTTGATTTCCCAATGGCATCAATACTTATTTCATGTCATGCTTTGCATTAGCACATACCCCCAACCTCCCAGCTATCTgcctgttagctagctagtttgtgtgtgtttctctgaaaaacacattcaaaatctAAGGGCTGCTGCTGTAACTGTGCCAAGCGTCTTGTATTTGAATGAAATGGGACATTATGCAATGAAAAGTGACATTAAATAAAAGTGTCTTTGGGcagaaaaacatctgaaaaggGGCATTTTGAAATACGGACTTCAATAGTGATAAATAGTGTTTTCTTATTTCACATGTGTTGGCTAATTTACctgtatgtattttatgttctttatttaaaaacatcttgATTATATATCTAATACTGAACTCTTTGGGCCTCCATGTGCACTAGTGTCTACCGATAGTACCTTGGTAGACAAATCTACCAAGATAcaaatggaatttaaaatgaGAGCCCTATCTTAAACTTGACCTTTTCGTGTTGTATCTCCTCAGGTGGGAGTCCTTCACCGAGTTTCCCCAGGAGAGGAGCTCTGTCAACCTGCTGAGCAACGGCGGCTCCCTGTACGCCGTGGGCGGCTTCGCCATGGTTGAGACGGAGAGCAAAGAGGTGGCTCCCACAGAGGTCACTGACGTCTGGCAGTAAGTCTTCTCAAGTTATGGGACCAAGCGTTCCATGTTTCGGTTGGTTACCATTGTGTTTGTTCCCAGATCTGACTCTGCTCTTGGTCTTGTTAGGTATGAGGATGATAAGAAGCAGTGGAGTGGGATGCTGAGGGAGATGCGTTACGCTGCCGGCTCCTCCTGTGTGTCCATGCGCCTCAACGCTGCCAGGATGCCCAAACTGTAGACAGAaccgttttctttatttcttagCACCCCCAACAACCCATCCTGAcgaccccctcctcccccagcGAGCTGCCTCTGAGGCGTCTCATCCTCTGCACTCAGAATTTCTGTGTCGAGATGATCTTTTGACATTAATTTTTCTCTGAACTCAGATGATTTTCATCTGTACTATAAACACTCCGTTATGCTGCCTCTTCAAAAACTGCACCATCCtgacattattaaaaaaagaagcctcGATTTAGATTGCTCTATAAAGCTCGGCTCTACACCATTTCTAgcatttcttttgtaaaataaacatttgtaaaCTTCTTCACTTATTTTACTGCTTCTGATTTTGTGTGATCTGCAGAAAAGTGACATTACAGAGGCTGTAGCAACGCCCTGGGAGCAGACAGTAGAGAGCACATGTATATTTGTAGCTTCTTTGTACTTTAATGGAAAACAAGGAAGTGGAACTGGGTTAATAGTAGGTGaagtatttacatttaaacacagcATATGATCCTTAAACGTGTGTCACACCTTCTTCTGTGTGTCAACTTGACCGGGGTTAACGACACTGCAAGTTCAAgaaattgaaaaacaacaaagaatggAAAAGTTAAGGTATGTCTATGCAGTTTGCCCTCACACAGGATCATTAATAACACAAAACCAGAATGGTTTGCAACTCTGCACTGCAGCTGTAAAGGAGATGGAATATGTTTAAAGGATTCTATTACACtcattaatgtttaaaataaataataaaggggGGTCAACGAATGTAAGTAAGGACATTTTTTACCTTTACCTTTATTTTACCAGTGGTACAGACTCATTGGTATTAAAAATCTATATTTCTAGAGTACACTGgccaaaataaacaaattacagtTATTagataacaataaaaatgtttttcaatgcATCCTGTTAAACCAGGTCCGGTTCAGGTCTTGATTTTTACCACAATCCGAGCCAAGTGAGCAGCATACTTAAAAATGAGAAATTGAGTTTGAACCACAAGGTAGGGtactttttggatgttttttcattacatgggctcggctcggctcggctcggctcaaCTCGGCTCGActtggctcggctcggctcAGCCGcagtgccccgtcctcctttttccattgcagtttagtaccgcctcatgtgtGAGGCGAGCCGTTGCTGGTCGTCACAGTTTCAAAAGATGCtggagaaagcaaaaaaaaaaaaaaaaaacgctggctAAACTGTTTAAACATGGCGGGTTTATTCAGGACAAAAAAGGTGAGTAGAGTCGAGGTGAGTCGAggaggtaccatgcagtggaaaaacgccagtCCCAAGCTGGCGTCGTCGATGTTTGACCTGTAATATGACTTTGCAGAGGCCTCTTCTGGCTCGGTTACAAGAGCTTAAAGAAAAAACTTAGATTCAGGAAATAGACAGAAACAGGCCTCCATCCGAATGCTTTCCTCTCACATTTGGAGAAAAATACTTGATACTTGATACTTGAATAATTGATTTCCAGCACTATTGTTAATGCGTTGCATGTGTCAAAGCATGTTGACACCTTTAAGTTCCTTTATGGAACTAACGAAATCGCTGGCAGCTGTTTaaacaaaagagaagaatagagTTTGGTCTTTCACACGGATGACACTGTTATTTAGGCATTAATTTCCCGTATTTGCCAAACTTCCTCATTACTTTAAACAGAAGCAAGCTCTTTGTCTACTAGATTTTGCTCTGGAAGTCACCTAAGGTAATCGCGTGCCTGTAAAGCAATGACAAAGACATCTTTCaatttttctttaacaaaaggTGCACTGGAGAGTTCAAACTATCAAAACACAATGTGTTCCCAGACATGCTAACCCTTTTTCAATTCAAAGCCAAATCCTGACACCTGATCTGTTTAAATGAAGCGACCCTTGAGCTTTATCAGCTCAAGCATGACACCAGGAAGTAAGTGCACATGGCTGAAGGTGAAGTACACAACAGTGGGCTTTAGAACTAAGCTATGCTGGAGTTTCCCCCTGGGGTGTTGAAGAGGACAGGAGAGAGTGGGAGGAGtgacagacagatggatgtTAAAAACAGAGATGAGACACTGAAGGTTTGGAGTGAGCTCTGAAAAGGACACTAAAAGTGAGtagaaaaatctattttttaaactCTACCTTTTTGACCCAGCCTGTGTTTCTGATTTCAACACTCAGCAGGATTAAATTAGTGTTTGGATCGATATTGTACAAGTCCCTCCCTTATGGAATTCTGTGTGTCTACACGCCATGTGTAAATGACACTTGCATGTGTAAATATGTACATCTCCTCAGATCTATAATGAGAGCAGATTGCACTGACAGCGTTAACGGAAGCTGCCATCAAGACAGGATGCCACAGGCGCTGTCACATCCTGAGAGACACTCATAAACCACACTGTTTGACGAGGAAAGAAGAAGGTTTTGTTTGCTTCTTCCCCACTGAGTTGCTTGATTGTTTGTTTCGTTCCTAGGATATCTGCCCCTgttctctccttccttcctcaaGCAGTAATTGCCTTCGACAATTATATGACAGCTGAGGGAAAAAGGATGGATGACTAGGTCGTACCCTATTTTCTTTCTCACCCCAAAACATATAACGTGTATGTAGCTACCTGAATTGGGATTCATCCAGCTCAAGTTCCATTACAAAAAGCCATAAATTCAGCATTTGTTCGGCATATTTGAAAACATCATGGATGGTGGTGGATGGTGTCACTTGTAGGGACGCACCCACAGAGAATTACCACTTGACTCTGCCATTCCCCTCAGCACATGGAGCATTTCAGCAgttttcagctcattgttttggtcttaGGGTGTACAGCTTTAATGTTTTGGTAAATTCTCACTGCTCTCATACATGTAGCAGTCGCAGCAGGCAGACACTGTACACGCATTGaaaaaaagctccaaaaaatCCACTGTCAAACGTTCTGACAAGCTGGTGAAAATAGTTGAGCATTTGCAGGTCCCTAGATATGTTTGTTATATCGACTCCATATGGTGATGTATGCGTTGTGTCTACGTCCCCAAGTGgccatgaaaacaaacatttaataccaggtttacatgttcaaatagcGCAGAAAACAGTTTGACCGATGGACAGATAAATCCACAACAATTTCTGTAATCCATTAATTGTAGTCATTTATCAAGCAGCGTTTTGTACCTTAATAAAGAGCATTTGTAAAATACATCTTTCAAGTTGTCAACAAGCACATTTTTGcactttttaattatattgaatGTATGTGTTGAagttttatacatatatttataaaaaaaatgtgcttttctATTTCCCCAAACAATGATTTAAATGAT
This region includes:
- the LOC116673819 gene encoding kelch-like protein 41b, producing MDPNAIKEELRLFQSTLLQDGLKELLNENKFVDCTLKVGDRSFPCHRLIIAACSPYFREIFFTEDGKEVENTKEVVLEEVNPSILDMIIQYLYSAEIDLSDDNVQDIIAVANRFQIPSVFTVCVNYLQKKISLDNCMAIFRMGLVLSCPRLAVAARNYIADRFELLYKEEEFLKLAPHELFAIIGGDALNVEKEELVFEALMAWVRYDKERVKVLKDAFNCIRFRLLPEKYFKDKVETDEIIKADPELQKTIQIIRDAFKGKLPETPKKKEGEKGAGLEGGEEEEDSPFPGFLNDNRRHGMYAREFIVMINDTAAVAYDVSENECFLAAMSEQVPRNHVSLASQRNQLYIIGGLFVDEENKDAPLQCYFYLLDPLTSDWVALPPMPSPRCLFNIGESENLLFAVAGKDLQTNESLDTVMCYDVEKMKWTETKKLPLKIHGHAVISHKGLVYCIGGKTDDNKALNKVFSYNHKQSEWRELAAMKTPRAMFGAVVHNGKIVVAGGVNEEGLTATCEAYDIAANKWESFTEFPQERSSVNLLSNGGSLYAVGGFAMVETESKEVAPTEVTDVWQYEDDKKQWSGMLREMRYAAGSSCVSMRLNAARMPKL